CATAAACTCGGTTTTAATAATTTTAAACGTGGCTTCCGCTATGACGCTATCTTATAGATAGCCTTTCATGCTTAAAGAGCGGCCGATCTGGAAGGCCGCTAACCTTTTATCAATTAGCTGGTTTTTAAACTCGCTGCCACGGTCGGTATGGAACAGCTGGATATCTCGCAGAAATCGGGCACGGCAGCTCCCCATTCACTTCCCATTGTTTGACGGTGAGCCGTTTTGTGTTTCTCTTCATTTTCACTGTATGTTTGATGACGGGTTTTGTATTCATAGCAACTACATCCTCTTCTTTAGTGTCTTTACTTATGTATGCTGCAGGCTCTTTCATTGCTTTTTGATTGGTATTTATTTTGCGTTCTACCAGGAGATACATAGCTTCACTAATGGAAAGGCCTAATCTTTAAAGTTGCCATACAGGCTGTCTGGAAGGCAGGCAGGACCGTTAAAGCTCTTTTCTTCTTTTATTTCTCTCGAATTATTCAAGGTAGCTCATGTGATCTTCTCTCCTTCTGCCTTTTTGTATACTAATACATATATGTGACGACAAGTGAAGTTTTACGTATACAAAAATATTGAAGACGAATACACCAGACATTGTGATTTGGAAATCAGGGATAGCGCAGTGAACTGTTAATCTGAAAACAAAAAACCGGACCCGCTCTCGGGTCCAGTTTTACTTTGTCTTATTTAGCGATGCTGTAAAGAGAATCTACTTCGTAGCCTTTTGCTTTATAGTAATCCAAAATACCAAGATAGATCGCTTTGGCTGCCGCTGTCTGCCAGTAATCCGATTTCAATTTGTCATTGTCACTTTTATTCGTAATAAAACCGAGTTCCGCCAGCGCGGCCGGCATATTGTTTTCACGGAGAACACCGTAATTTCCTGACTTTACCCCGCGGTTATTTAAATTCCAGGCGTCTGTCATTCTTGTTTGAATTTTTAACGCCAGTAATTTGCTGTCTGACACATACGGGTTTGCAGCAGCTGCATAGTAAAATGTTTCTGTACCGTTCGCACTCGCACTAGCCGCATTTGCATGAATGCTGACAAACACATTCCCCTTGTTTTTTATGGCAAAATCAGGCCGGGCATTCACAGAGACAAAGACGTCTGAAGAGCGGGTCATTTTCACCTTAAAAGGTGTTTTCTTTAGCAGGTTGTTTATTTTCAGCCCTGTAGAAAGGACAACATCTTTTTCTCTAAGTCCAAAGCCAATTGCACCCGGATCTGTACCGCCATGTCCTGGGTCAAGAATAATTGTTTGGCCAGAAAGGGATGAATCTGGACTGGCAGAAGGCTTTTCAGGTGAGGCAGTTCCTAAAGAAGTACTTCGCAAATAAGAAGCACTGACAAACCCGACTGTGTTACCTGTTTTAACATATATCCAGTCCCCAACCGAATGCGCACCTGATACTTTTACATTTTTTGCAATCTTTCCTTGTGAAGCAAAGGATGTCGAAGGTCCTGTGCGGATATTTAGGTTATCAGCACTTGTCCAAAGTACCTTTGAAAAACTTACAGATTGTTTTGTACGGAACGTGGGATTAATCGCACGTGCTAAAAAAACAGCAAAATCAGCACGTTTAATCGTTAAATTTCCGCCAAACGTACCACTGGCAGTTCCACTGGCAATGCCGCGATCCATTAGCTCTTTTGCAGCTCCGGAAGTCGTGCCGTTATAAGAGTAGCCGAATGCATTCGCGATCATAATGGCCATTTCCCCGCGCGTAACTTCCTTATTCGGATAAAACTGGCCTGCACTTACTCCCGATAAAGAGTTAGTAATAATTTTTTTGTCCACACTAGATTGTATAAACCCGGAAGCATAGTTACCCGTTCCAACATCAGAGAATACTGTTTTTCTTTGTGTACCGTTTAATTGAAGAGCACGGCCAATTAATGTAACAGCTTCTGTTCTTGTTATCGCTTGATGGGGATTAAAAGACGTGTTAGATGAACCTTTTACAATCCCCCCACCTGACAAATAGTTTACTTCCTTCTTTACGCGGCTTGGTACATCCGTAAAACCAGCTGCCTGAGCAGACAGATTGATGCTCCATTGGGAAATAGTCAATAAAAAAACTAGAATAAAAATCATGCTTTTCTTCACGTTTAGACCTCTCCCCTTATCGTTTTATCCAAATATCTTGTATGGATCTCTTTCATATTATTTCCTTTTACTAATTTTGTTTATATGAAACTTTTTAAAATAGTTATTGCACATATGTAACA
The genomic region above belongs to Domibacillus sp. DTU_2020_1001157_1_SI_ALB_TIR_016 and contains:
- a CDS encoding N-acetylmuramoyl-L-alanine amidase encodes the protein MKKSMIFILVFLLTISQWSINLSAQAAGFTDVPSRVKKEVNYLSGGGIVKGSSNTSFNPHQAITRTEAVTLIGRALQLNGTQRKTVFSDVGTGNYASGFIQSSVDKKIITNSLSGVSAGQFYPNKEVTRGEMAIMIANAFGYSYNGTTSGAAKELMDRGIASGTASGTFGGNLTIKRADFAVFLARAINPTFRTKQSVSFSKVLWTSADNLNIRTGPSTSFASQGKIAKNVKVSGAHSVGDWIYVKTGNTVGFVSASYLRSTSLGTASPEKPSASPDSSLSGQTIILDPGHGGTDPGAIGFGLREKDVVLSTGLKINNLLKKTPFKVKMTRSSDVFVSVNARPDFAIKNKGNVFVSIHANAASASANGTETFYYAAAANPYVSDSKLLALKIQTRMTDAWNLNNRGVKSGNYGVLRENNMPAALAELGFITNKSDNDKLKSDYWQTAAAKAIYLGILDYYKAKGYEVDSLYSIAK